In Ectothiorhodospira sp. BSL-9, a single window of DNA contains:
- a CDS encoding cytochrome ubiquinol oxidase subunit I, giving the protein MELDPLLLSRIQFAFVVSFHAIFPVFTIGLASYIALLEGLLYKTGNPAYEQLSRFWTKVFAVVFGMGVVSGIVMSFQFGTNWSVFSYASANFLGPVLAYEVVTAFFLEAVFLGVLLFGRDKVPRGTHLFAACMVALGTFISSFWILSANSWMQTPAGVELRDGIFHLTSWSEAIFNPSFWPRFFHVALASFLTGGFVVAAVSAWYLLKGKTPLASKKALQMCLIMLALAAPAQLIVGDVHGLNTFEHQPAKVAAMEGVWETTDGAPLLLFAIPSQSQERNFMEVGIPKLASLILTHEMDGRVQGLKEWAPEDRPNVPIVFWSFRVMVGIGLLMIVMALWGAWLTWRGRLEHSPRFLRLLSFMIPLPFVAVLAGWFVTEVGRQPWLSYGLMRVEEGLTPSLTGGMALFSLIGFIAVYAVVFIAGVTFLVRIIRKGPDEAQGDHPVPGAHPKRPLSAADESITQPAR; this is encoded by the coding sequence ATGGAACTTGATCCGCTTCTCTTATCGCGAATTCAGTTTGCGTTCGTCGTCTCATTTCACGCCATCTTCCCGGTGTTCACCATTGGGCTGGCCTCCTATATCGCCCTGCTCGAGGGGTTGCTCTACAAGACCGGCAACCCGGCCTACGAACAGCTCTCCCGTTTCTGGACCAAGGTCTTTGCCGTGGTCTTTGGCATGGGGGTTGTCTCGGGCATCGTCATGTCGTTCCAGTTCGGCACCAACTGGAGCGTCTTCTCCTACGCCAGCGCCAACTTCCTCGGGCCCGTGCTGGCCTATGAGGTGGTGACGGCCTTCTTCCTGGAGGCAGTGTTCCTGGGCGTACTGCTCTTTGGCCGCGACAAGGTGCCCCGTGGCACCCACCTGTTCGCCGCCTGCATGGTGGCCCTGGGCACCTTCATCTCCTCGTTCTGGATCCTCTCTGCCAACAGCTGGATGCAAACCCCGGCGGGCGTGGAGCTGCGGGATGGCATTTTCCATCTCACCTCCTGGAGCGAGGCGATCTTCAACCCCTCCTTCTGGCCCCGCTTCTTCCATGTGGCACTGGCCTCGTTCCTCACCGGCGGCTTTGTGGTGGCGGCCGTCTCGGCCTGGTATCTGCTGAAGGGCAAGACGCCGCTGGCCTCCAAAAAGGCCCTGCAGATGTGCCTGATCATGCTGGCCCTGGCAGCACCCGCGCAGTTGATCGTGGGGGACGTGCATGGCCTGAATACCTTTGAACATCAACCGGCCAAGGTGGCTGCCATGGAAGGGGTGTGGGAAACCACCGATGGGGCACCGCTACTGCTTTTCGCGATCCCCAGCCAGTCTCAGGAACGCAACTTCATGGAAGTGGGCATTCCCAAGCTGGCGAGCCTGATCCTCACGCATGAAATGGATGGCCGCGTCCAGGGGCTCAAGGAGTGGGCGCCGGAGGATCGTCCCAATGTGCCCATCGTGTTCTGGAGCTTCCGGGTCATGGTGGGTATCGGTCTGCTCATGATCGTGATGGCCCTATGGGGCGCCTGGCTGACCTGGCGGGGCCGCCTGGAGCATTCGCCTCGCTTCCTGCGCCTGCTCAGCTTCATGATCCCATTGCCGTTCGTGGCGGTGCTGGCGGGCTGGTTCGTCACCGAGGTGGGCCGTCAGCCCTGGTTGTCCTATGGCCTGATGCGGGTCGAGGAGGGTCTCACCCCCTCCTTGACCGGAGGTATGGCCCTGTTCAGCCTGATCGGCTTCATCGCCGTCTATGCAGTGGTGTTCATCGCCGGCGTCACCTTCCTGGTGCGTATCATCCGCAAGGGTCCCGATGAGGCCCAGGGTGATCATCCCGTGCCCGGCGCCCATCCCAAACGGCCTTTATCCGCGGCCGATGAATCCATTACCCAGCCCGCGAGGTAA
- the fabI gene encoding enoyl-ACP reductase FabI gives MAAHPFSLEGKTGIVTGLANADSIAYGCAKAMHEAGAEMIVTYGSPKAEKHITPLAPDMGNPQLMLCDVQDESQVEALFAQARERWGKLDFLIHSMAFATRDDLHGRVVDCSREGFGMAMDVSCHSFMRLAKQAEPLMKNGGTLITMSYYGAEKVVENYNLMGPVKAALEASVRYMADELGPAGIRVHAISPGPIRTRAASGIKDFENLAQTAEQRSPLRRLVSIEDVGRTAVFLTSEAGHSLTGGTTYVDAGDHVKA, from the coding sequence ATGGCTGCCCATCCTTTTTCCCTTGAAGGAAAAACCGGCATCGTCACCGGGCTCGCTAACGCTGACAGCATCGCCTATGGCTGCGCCAAGGCCATGCACGAAGCCGGCGCGGAGATGATCGTTACATACGGTTCTCCCAAAGCCGAGAAACACATCACCCCCCTGGCCCCTGACATGGGCAACCCCCAGCTCATGCTCTGTGACGTGCAGGATGAATCCCAGGTGGAAGCCCTGTTCGCCCAGGCCCGTGAGCGCTGGGGCAAGCTGGATTTCCTGATCCACTCCATGGCCTTCGCCACCCGGGACGACCTGCATGGTCGCGTGGTGGACTGCTCCCGCGAGGGTTTTGGCATGGCCATGGATGTGTCCTGCCATTCCTTCATGCGTCTTGCCAAACAGGCCGAACCCTTGATGAAGAACGGCGGCACGCTGATCACCATGTCCTACTACGGGGCTGAAAAGGTGGTGGAAAACTACAACCTGATGGGGCCCGTGAAGGCCGCCCTGGAGGCCTCGGTGCGCTACATGGCCGATGAGCTGGGCCCGGCGGGCATTCGCGTGCATGCCATCTCACCCGGTCCGATCCGCACCCGCGCGGCATCGGGGATCAAGGATTTCGAAAATCTGGCACAAACGGCCGAGCAGCGTTCCCCCCTGCGCCGCCTGGTGTCCATTGAAGATGTGGGTCGTACGGCCGTCTTCCTGACCTCGGAAGCGGGACATTCACTCACCGGCGGCACCACCTATGTGGATGCCGGTGACCACGTGAAGGCCTGA
- a CDS encoding bifunctional enoyl-CoA hydratase/phosphate acetyltransferase: MDKRVEQDFIENRTFDEIQVGDSATIERRLTMDDIKLFAIMSGDVNPAHVDEDFAKSTRFQEIIAHGMWGGALISTVLGTELPGPGTIYLGQTLRFKAPVGLGDVLRVHVKVLEKDPSKNGIKFDCRCTNQDDRDVIVGVADVLAPTEKIRRPRTIMPRVRMAERARLHELLHAATHPEPVSMAVVHPVDTQSILGAYESARAGLIHPVLIGPEDRIRAAADEAEVDISDFELVSVRHSHAAAEEAVSLTRSGRIESIMKGSLHTDELLRAVLARDSGLRTERRISHIMAFDVPTYPRPLFITDAAINIYPTLADKMDIVQNAIDLAHAVGNDNPKVAILSALETVNPKIQSTLEAAALCKMAERGQITGGTLDGPLAFDNAVSEAAAKTKNIVSPVAGKADILVAPDLEAANMLMKQLTYLADATGAGIVLGARVPIVLTSRADDAITRMASCALALLAADYQKKKGR, from the coding sequence ATGGACAAGAGAGTGGAACAAGACTTTATCGAAAACCGAACCTTTGATGAGATCCAGGTGGGAGACTCGGCGACCATCGAACGCCGTCTCACCATGGATGACATCAAGCTGTTCGCCATCATGTCCGGCGACGTCAACCCGGCCCACGTGGACGAGGACTTCGCCAAGAGCACCCGATTCCAGGAAATCATTGCCCACGGCATGTGGGGCGGAGCCCTGATCTCCACGGTACTGGGCACGGAGCTGCCAGGACCCGGCACCATCTACCTGGGGCAGACCCTGCGCTTCAAGGCCCCGGTGGGCCTGGGCGACGTGCTGCGCGTGCACGTGAAGGTTCTGGAAAAGGATCCCAGCAAGAACGGCATCAAGTTCGATTGCCGCTGCACCAACCAGGACGACCGGGACGTCATCGTCGGCGTGGCCGACGTGCTGGCCCCGACGGAGAAGATCCGTCGCCCACGCACGATCATGCCCCGGGTTCGCATGGCCGAACGGGCTCGACTGCATGAACTGCTTCACGCCGCTACCCATCCGGAACCGGTGAGCATGGCGGTGGTGCATCCCGTGGATACCCAGTCCATCCTGGGTGCCTATGAGTCGGCCCGGGCAGGATTGATCCATCCGGTGCTCATCGGCCCGGAAGACCGGATTCGTGCGGCCGCTGACGAAGCCGAGGTGGACATCTCCGATTTCGAGCTGGTCTCCGTGCGACACAGCCACGCCGCAGCGGAGGAAGCCGTCAGCCTCACCCGCAGTGGCCGGATCGAGTCCATCATGAAAGGCTCGTTGCATACCGATGAATTGTTGCGGGCCGTGCTCGCCCGCGACTCGGGGCTGCGCACGGAGCGGCGGATCAGCCATATCATGGCCTTTGATGTGCCCACCTACCCGCGGCCACTGTTCATCACTGATGCCGCCATCAATATCTACCCCACGCTGGCCGACAAGATGGACATCGTCCAGAACGCCATCGATCTGGCCCATGCGGTGGGCAACGACAACCCGAAGGTGGCCATCCTCTCCGCATTGGAAACGGTCAATCCCAAGATCCAGTCCACCCTGGAGGCGGCCGCCCTGTGCAAGATGGCAGAACGTGGGCAGATCACCGGGGGCACCCTGGACGGCCCGCTGGCGTTCGACAATGCCGTCTCGGAGGCTGCGGCGAAGACCAAGAATATCGTCTCGCCGGTAGCCGGCAAGGCCGATATCCTGGTCGCCCCGGATCTGGAAGCCGCCAACATGCTTATGAAGCAGCTCACCTATCTGGCGGACGCCACCGGTGCGGGCATTGTGCTGGGTGCACGCGTACCCATCGTGCTCACCAGCCGGGCAGATGATGCCATCACCCGTATGGCCTCCTGTGCACTGGCCCTGCTGGCGGCGGACTATCAGAAGAAGAAGGGGAGATAA
- a CDS encoding acetate/propionate family kinase — MADILVINSGSSSIKFALFARQEGGQGLEGFAARFRGQFSGLGDQPHFVARDAQGQTLLDEHPQGQDGDRFDHAAALECLLDWVDDHSDADDIAAIGHRVVHGGRTYRQPARLDAETVRDLETLIPLAPLHQPHCLAPVSLLSELRPDVPQVACFDTSFHTTQPRVAQAFALPRDLTEAGLVRYGFHGLSYDYISRALAQHVPTPETGRVVVAHLGNGASLCAMHNGVSVASTMGFTALDGLPMGTRCGNIDPGLVLHLLSHENMTPDEVSRVLYKESGLLGVSGISSDMRVLLDSGEPSAREAVDLFVYRIVREIGSLASALGGLDHLVFTAGIGERASPVRSEVIRGCQWLGLEVDEASNLEHGPCISTASSRAAAWVIPTDEERMIAWHTAQCCD; from the coding sequence ATGGCGGACATCCTGGTCATCAACAGCGGTTCCTCGAGCATCAAGTTTGCCCTGTTCGCCCGGCAGGAGGGCGGGCAGGGGCTCGAGGGCTTTGCCGCCCGCTTCCGGGGGCAGTTTTCCGGCCTGGGTGACCAGCCGCACTTTGTCGCCAGGGATGCGCAGGGACAAACGTTGCTGGATGAGCACCCGCAGGGGCAGGATGGGGACCGCTTCGATCATGCAGCGGCCCTGGAATGCCTCCTGGACTGGGTGGATGATCACTCCGACGCGGATGACATCGCTGCCATCGGCCATCGGGTGGTTCACGGGGGGCGCACCTATCGCCAGCCGGCTCGCCTGGATGCCGAAACGGTCCGGGATCTGGAAACCCTGATCCCGCTGGCGCCATTGCATCAGCCCCACTGCCTGGCACCGGTAAGCCTCTTGTCGGAACTGCGGCCGGATGTGCCGCAGGTGGCCTGTTTCGACACCAGCTTTCACACCACCCAGCCCCGGGTGGCTCAGGCCTTCGCCCTGCCGCGGGATCTCACCGAGGCGGGCCTGGTCCGTTATGGATTCCATGGCCTTTCCTATGATTACATCAGCCGTGCCCTGGCCCAGCACGTACCCACCCCGGAAACCGGGCGGGTGGTCGTGGCCCACCTGGGTAACGGCGCCAGCCTGTGCGCCATGCACAATGGCGTGAGCGTGGCATCCACCATGGGGTTTACCGCCCTGGACGGGCTGCCCATGGGTACTCGCTGCGGCAATATCGACCCCGGTCTGGTCCTGCATCTGCTCAGCCACGAGAACATGACCCCGGATGAGGTAAGCCGGGTCCTGTACAAGGAATCTGGTCTGCTGGGCGTCTCGGGCATCAGCAGCGACATGCGCGTACTACTGGATAGTGGAGAGCCTTCGGCACGCGAGGCGGTGGATCTGTTCGTCTACCGGATCGTGCGCGAGATCGGCAGCCTGGCCTCCGCCCTGGGCGGTCTGGATCACCTGGTGTTCACCGCAGGCATCGGCGAGCGCGCCTCCCCGGTGCGTTCGGAAGTGATTCGTGGCTGCCAGTGGCTTGGGCTGGAGGTGGACGAGGCCAGTAATCTGGAGCACGGGCCCTGCATCAGCACCGCCTCAAGCCGAGCCGCTGCCTGGGTGATCCCCACTGATGAGGAGCGCATGATCGCCTGGCACACGGCACAGTGCTGTGACTGA
- a CDS encoding dodecin family protein — protein sequence MSVYKVIELIGTSEKSWEDAAQQAVAKARSSLRELRIVEVNKLDIKLDDQGNIAAYRARLNVSFKYDN from the coding sequence ATGAGTGTTTACAAGGTAATAGAGTTGATTGGAACCAGTGAAAAGTCCTGGGAGGATGCAGCTCAGCAGGCGGTGGCCAAGGCGCGCTCAAGCCTGCGGGAACTCCGAATCGTGGAGGTGAACAAACTGGACATCAAGCTGGATGACCAGGGGAATATAGCTGCCTACCGGGCCAGGCTGAACGTATCCTTCAAGTACGACAACTAG
- a CDS encoding transposase, producing the protein MTQPRASQICLDDTPWYHVVSRCVRRAFLCGQDSVTGNDYEHRRGWIEDRALGLASVFAIDVAAYAVMSNHYHLVLRVDAQRSRRWNDREVLSRWTRLFSGPEVVQRYLSDARETLSAAEVARAEEYADEYRGRLHDLSWFMRVLNESIARRANAEDKVRGRFWEGRFKSQALLDEQALLAAMSYVDLNPIRAGVCEGLEDSTYTAICRRLSQPQEESMATRVGDAPPEREDAPPPLLHKANTNAPMNPAIISGIFNSEVLREESVLRSLQPAPLMPFDGTGRFEAGIPFSWPDYVELTQTLGRCVHPTKRGRIPEGTPKLLQRLGMGTEAFIAHAFDLFHSFGSAIGAPASLVDLAARRQCRYLRGIRTARDIFGQQAAG; encoded by the coding sequence ATGACCCAACCCCGCGCCTCGCAAATCTGCCTTGATGACACGCCCTGGTATCACGTGGTGTCCCGCTGCGTGCGGCGGGCGTTTCTCTGTGGGCAGGATTCGGTCACCGGCAACGACTATGAGCACCGACGCGGGTGGATAGAGGACCGCGCCCTGGGGCTGGCTTCCGTGTTTGCCATCGATGTGGCCGCCTACGCGGTCATGAGCAACCACTACCACCTGGTATTGCGGGTGGATGCCCAGCGGTCGAGGCGCTGGAATGACCGGGAGGTACTGTCCCGCTGGACGCGCCTGTTCAGCGGCCCGGAGGTGGTGCAGCGCTATCTTTCGGATGCCCGGGAGACGCTTTCGGCGGCGGAGGTGGCTCGTGCCGAAGAATATGCCGACGAGTACCGCGGCCGGTTGCATGATCTTTCCTGGTTCATGCGGGTCTTGAACGAGTCCATTGCTCGCCGTGCCAACGCGGAGGACAAGGTGCGGGGGCGGTTCTGGGAGGGGCGTTTCAAGAGTCAGGCACTGCTGGACGAGCAGGCGTTGCTGGCCGCCATGAGCTATGTGGATCTGAATCCGATTCGGGCAGGGGTGTGTGAAGGCCTGGAGGACAGCACGTACACCGCCATCTGCCGCAGGTTGAGTCAACCTCAGGAAGAGAGCATGGCCACCCGGGTGGGTGATGCGCCGCCCGAGCGCGAGGATGCCCCCCCTCCCCTCCTTCACAAAGCCAATACGAACGCCCCCATGAACCCGGCCATCATCAGTGGCATCTTCAATAGCGAGGTCCTGCGTGAGGAGAGTGTGCTGCGTTCGCTGCAGCCGGCTCCGCTGATGCCTTTTGACGGCACGGGGCGATTCGAGGCGGGTATCCCCTTCTCATGGCCGGATTATGTGGAACTGACGCAAACCCTGGGCCGCTGCGTTCACCCCACCAAACGGGGACGCATACCGGAAGGCACGCCAAAGCTGCTGCAGCGCCTGGGAATGGGAACTGAGGCCTTTATCGCCCACGCTTTCGATCTGTTCCATTCCTTTGGATCGGCCATCGGGGCACCGGCGAGCCTGGTGGATCTGGCGGCGCGAAGACAGTGTCGGTATCTGCGGGGTATCCGGACTGCTCGGGACATATTCGGGCAGCAGGCGGCCGGTTAG
- the thiD gene encoding bifunctional hydroxymethylpyrimidine kinase/phosphomethylpyrimidine kinase, with protein MDRFGNARVLVVAGSDSGGGAGIQADLKTIMALGGHACTAITALTAQNTLGVQGVHAVPVDFVREQIRVVLEDIGADCIKTGMLQDRAVIDAVVAELEARAAHVHVVVDPVMVAKSGDQLISDDAVGHLRSVLLPRAKVLTPNLPEAEVLLGRSISGVEAMREAAMALRALGPEYVLLKGGHQQGEMISDCLASAEGVEVFTSTRLDTRCNNGTGCTLASAVAAGLAHGLTVREAVLQAQKYLFEALRSARRLGEGAGPVNHGFNVGY; from the coding sequence TTGGATCGATTTGGCAACGCACGGGTACTGGTTGTAGCCGGCTCTGACTCTGGGGGCGGGGCAGGTATTCAGGCAGACCTCAAGACCATCATGGCGTTGGGCGGCCATGCCTGTACCGCCATCACCGCCCTGACGGCCCAGAACACCCTGGGGGTGCAAGGCGTGCATGCCGTCCCCGTGGACTTCGTCCGCGAGCAGATACGGGTGGTGCTTGAGGACATCGGCGCCGACTGCATCAAGACCGGAATGCTCCAGGACCGGGCGGTCATCGATGCTGTGGTGGCCGAACTGGAGGCCCGGGCTGCTCACGTGCATGTGGTGGTGGACCCGGTGATGGTGGCCAAGAGCGGGGATCAGTTGATCAGTGATGACGCCGTCGGCCATTTGCGGTCGGTGCTGCTGCCCCGTGCAAAGGTGCTCACCCCCAATCTGCCCGAGGCAGAGGTGTTGCTGGGCCGGTCGATCAGCGGGGTAGAGGCCATGCGGGAAGCGGCCATGGCATTACGGGCCCTGGGCCCAGAGTATGTGCTGCTCAAGGGTGGCCACCAGCAGGGGGAGATGATCAGCGATTGCCTGGCCTCGGCTGAAGGGGTGGAAGTGTTCACCAGCACCCGTCTGGATACCCGATGCAACAACGGTACGGGCTGCACCCTGGCCAGCGCCGTGGCCGCCGGTCTGGCCCACGGGCTTACCGTCCGCGAGGCCGTGTTGCAGGCGCAAAAATACCTGTTCGAAGCCCTGCGCTCGGCCCGCCGCCTGGGGGAGGGCGCCGGACCGGTGAATCATGGTTTCAATGTTGGATATTAG
- a CDS encoding DEAD/DEAH box helicase, which yields MALYTASDYTQAMAHPRSQHPPASSAPGSPTTDTVDPVLRLAGQLRRRYKGCITGELILPAQPGQYAPIPDELDPRLKKALEARGITRLYTHQAEAWQRVRAGEHLVLVTPTASGKSLCFHLPVMQAVLERGVKALYLFPTKALSQDQVAEVQALNEGGDLGIRAFTFDGDTPGDARKAVRTRGDIVVSNPDMLHQGILPHHTKWAQFFENLEYVVIDETHTYRGVFGAHVANLMRRLQRICRFYGVRPRFIMASATIANPGELATRLIGEAVSTVDQSGAPRGERHLLLWNPPVINPDLGIRASSRSQSTRIARLATRMGLKNIVFARSRLMVEVLTKYLKDVFDKDPRRPPRVTAYRGGYLPTQRRATEKDLRAGKVDCVISTSALELGVDIGSLDVCVLNGYPGTIAGSWQRLGRAGRRQRPALGVLVAGSDPLDQFIVRNPEFFLGSGPEHARIDPDQLLILLDHVRCAAFELPFRQGERFGEESLEELLGYLEEEGVLHREGDQWYWSADSYPANSVSLRSVAEDNFVVVDATGGGRQIIAEVDFSAAPMTLYEGAIYMVQASPYQVERLDWVGRKAYVQETRVDYYTDAIDYTRLKILDDFDRARHQESTCTHGEVHVVRRIPGYKKIRYYTHENIGFGEINLPDQEMHTTAVWWELAPQTLEARFDSRQEALDGFLGAAYAMHHVAALRMMSETGDLGRAVGDGDARWFATVGSHGRGQIRDEQGEEKSPDAQGRFRPAVFLYDNFPGGVGLSAPLFDQRMAVVHDALGLVGQCECTHGCPACIGPILASDEIRGYSPKAAALRVLGLFGDAP from the coding sequence ATGGCATTATATACAGCCTCTGATTACACTCAGGCCATGGCCCACCCCCGCTCCCAGCACCCGCCGGCATCCTCCGCCCCAGGCTCCCCGACGACGGATACCGTCGATCCGGTATTGCGTCTGGCCGGGCAACTGCGCAGGCGTTACAAAGGGTGCATCACCGGTGAACTGATCCTGCCGGCCCAGCCCGGGCAATACGCCCCCATCCCCGACGAGCTGGACCCTCGCCTGAAAAAGGCCCTGGAGGCCCGGGGCATCACCCGCCTCTACACCCACCAGGCCGAGGCCTGGCAACGTGTCCGGGCCGGTGAGCACCTGGTGCTGGTCACCCCCACCGCCTCAGGCAAGAGCCTGTGCTTCCACCTGCCGGTGATGCAGGCGGTGCTGGAGCGGGGCGTCAAGGCCCTGTACCTGTTTCCCACCAAGGCCCTGTCCCAGGACCAGGTGGCCGAGGTACAGGCCCTGAACGAGGGAGGCGACCTGGGCATTCGCGCCTTCACCTTCGATGGTGACACCCCCGGAGATGCACGCAAGGCGGTGCGCACCCGGGGGGATATCGTCGTCTCCAACCCGGACATGCTGCATCAGGGCATCCTGCCCCATCACACCAAGTGGGCGCAGTTCTTCGAGAACCTGGAATATGTGGTCATCGACGAGACCCATACCTATCGTGGCGTCTTCGGGGCCCACGTGGCCAACCTGATGCGGCGCCTGCAGCGGATCTGTCGCTTTTATGGGGTCCGTCCCCGTTTCATCATGGCCTCGGCCACCATCGCCAACCCGGGGGAGCTGGCCACCCGCCTGATCGGCGAGGCGGTGAGCACCGTGGATCAAAGCGGGGCGCCGCGAGGCGAACGCCATCTGCTGCTATGGAACCCGCCGGTGATCAATCCGGATCTGGGCATCCGCGCCTCGAGCCGCTCCCAGAGCACCCGCATTGCACGACTGGCGACGCGCATGGGGCTGAAGAACATCGTCTTTGCCCGCTCCCGGCTAATGGTGGAAGTGCTCACCAAGTACCTCAAGGATGTCTTCGACAAGGACCCGCGACGTCCGCCCCGTGTGACCGCCTACCGGGGTGGCTACCTGCCCACCCAGCGCCGCGCCACGGAGAAGGATCTACGGGCGGGCAAGGTGGACTGCGTGATCAGCACCTCGGCCCTGGAGCTGGGTGTGGACATCGGCAGCCTGGATGTATGCGTGCTCAATGGCTACCCGGGCACCATTGCCGGTTCCTGGCAGCGGCTGGGGCGGGCCGGGCGCCGCCAGCGCCCAGCCCTGGGCGTGCTGGTGGCCGGCAGCGATCCCCTGGATCAGTTCATCGTGCGTAATCCGGAGTTCTTCCTGGGCTCCGGGCCGGAACACGCGCGCATCGACCCGGATCAGTTGCTGATTCTGCTGGACCATGTGCGCTGCGCCGCCTTCGAACTGCCGTTTCGCCAGGGTGAGCGCTTCGGGGAGGAATCGCTGGAAGAGCTGCTGGGTTACCTGGAGGAGGAGGGCGTGCTGCACCGGGAAGGGGATCAGTGGTACTGGAGCGCCGACAGCTATCCGGCCAACAGTGTCAGCCTGCGCTCCGTGGCCGAAGACAACTTCGTGGTGGTGGATGCCACCGGCGGCGGCAGGCAGATCATCGCCGAGGTGGACTTTTCTGCGGCCCCCATGACCCTGTACGAGGGCGCCATCTACATGGTCCAGGCCAGCCCCTACCAGGTGGAGCGACTGGACTGGGTGGGTCGCAAGGCCTATGTGCAGGAGACCCGGGTGGATTATTACACCGACGCCATCGACTACACCCGGCTCAAGATCCTGGATGATTTTGATCGCGCCCGTCACCAGGAATCCACCTGCACCCATGGCGAGGTGCATGTGGTGCGGCGGATTCCTGGTTACAAGAAAATTCGCTACTACACCCATGAAAACATTGGCTTTGGTGAAATCAATCTCCCGGATCAGGAGATGCACACCACGGCGGTCTGGTGGGAGCTGGCGCCCCAGACCCTGGAGGCCCGCTTCGACTCCCGCCAGGAGGCCCTGGATGGGTTCCTGGGGGCCGCCTATGCCATGCACCATGTAGCTGCCCTGCGCATGATGTCGGAGACCGGGGATCTGGGACGCGCCGTGGGCGATGGTGATGCCCGGTGGTTTGCCACCGTGGGCAGCCATGGTCGCGGCCAGATCCGCGACGAGCAGGGCGAGGAGAAGTCCCCGGATGCCCAGGGGCGCTTCCGTCCCGCCGTGTTCCTCTACGACAACTTCCCCGGTGGGGTCGGCCTGTCGGCGCCGCTGTTTGATCAGCGCATGGCGGTGGTCCACGATGCCCTCGGTCTGGTGGGCCAGTGCGAGTGCACCCATGGCTGTCCGGCCTGTATCGGCCCCATCCTGGCCTCGGATGAGATCCGGGGCTATTCCCCCAAGGCCGCGGCCCTCAGGGTGCTCGGCCTGTTTGGCGACGCCCCGTGA
- a CDS encoding ribonuclease H-like domain-containing protein, with protein MNLRQRLDRLRGRSAEAPAQEGVPHGKPSVAERVQRLRPRREAHPPSHADADQALADRLGAQFVAPGVLGCSQYWPLDTSHGRFPLSALLGEQMHLPEARGADPHGLIFLDTETTGLAGGTGTAVFMLGLARVEGDHLHVRQFMLTRFAGEAGMLHQATDFLTGAHTLVTYNGKCFDLPLLLTRARLAGVDDPFSRLGHLDLLYPVRRLFRRRWPDCRLITVEQKLLGFGRLHDLPGAEAPLAWMDYLRGGDAHRLPGVLTHNCWDLVSLAALCPALDQAHGAPEAFGADPVAVAKGHLKAGQQERALAVLHQGREDLDERGLLFMADLLRREGRDPEALKLWDALSARGCVAALEALAKYHEHVRRDLRAALECARGLPAGEAHQRRRERLMNKLALRADPPREDP; from the coding sequence GTGAACCTGCGCCAGCGCCTGGATCGACTCAGGGGGCGCAGCGCTGAGGCGCCCGCCCAGGAAGGGGTGCCCCATGGCAAACCCTCGGTCGCCGAGCGCGTACAACGCCTGCGGCCCCGCCGGGAGGCCCATCCCCCTTCTCATGCAGACGCGGATCAGGCCCTCGCCGACCGACTGGGCGCCCAGTTCGTGGCGCCGGGCGTGCTCGGCTGTTCGCAATACTGGCCGCTGGACACGTCCCACGGCCGGTTTCCACTGTCGGCCCTGCTGGGAGAGCAGATGCACCTACCCGAGGCCCGGGGGGCAGATCCGCATGGACTGATCTTTCTGGATACGGAGACCACGGGCCTGGCCGGGGGCACCGGCACCGCCGTGTTCATGCTGGGCCTGGCCCGGGTGGAAGGGGATCACCTGCATGTACGCCAGTTCATGCTGACCCGGTTTGCCGGGGAGGCGGGCATGCTGCATCAGGCCACCGACTTCCTGACCGGTGCCCATACCCTGGTCACTTACAACGGCAAGTGTTTCGACCTGCCCCTGCTGCTCACCCGTGCCCGCCTGGCCGGCGTGGATGATCCGTTTTCCCGGCTTGGACACCTGGACCTGCTGTACCCGGTACGACGGCTGTTCCGCCGGCGCTGGCCCGACTGCCGTCTGATCACGGTGGAGCAGAAGTTATTGGGATTCGGGCGTCTCCATGACCTGCCCGGGGCAGAGGCGCCCCTGGCCTGGATGGATTATCTGCGTGGCGGGGATGCCCACCGTCTGCCGGGCGTGCTCACCCATAACTGCTGGGACCTGGTCTCTCTGGCCGCCCTGTGTCCGGCCCTGGATCAGGCTCATGGTGCGCCGGAGGCCTTTGGCGCTGACCCTGTGGCGGTGGCGAAGGGGCATTTGAAGGCCGGGCAGCAAGAACGGGCCCTGGCGGTGCTGCATCAGGGTCGCGAGGACCTGGATGAAAGGGGCCTGCTGTTCATGGCGGACCTGCTGCGCCGTGAGGGACGCGACCCGGAGGCCCTGAAGCTCTGGGATGCACTGTCCGCGCGGGGCTGCGTGGCTGCCCTGGAAGCCCTGGCCAAGTACCATGAGCACGTACGTCGCGACCTGCGGGCCGCCCTGGAGTGTGCCCGTGGTCTCCCTGCGGGCGAGGCACACCAGCGCCGCCGGGAGCGTCTGATGAACAAACTGGCCCTGCGCGCCGACCCACCCAGGGAAGACCCTTAA